Proteins encoded by one window of bacterium:
- the rsmG gene encoding 16S rRNA (guanine(527)-N(7))-methyltransferase RsmG has product MKEELKRFLSERGIELSSDQVKLLDFYRMLILDWSERINIVSKGDVERLEEIHFADSIAPQSLIPEGSKVADWGSGGGLPGIPLAIARPDIHVTLIESRHNKAAFLNKASKELGLKNLALFPERGERLDESFEVITVRAVGRIKELLPLIASYLEAKGMTLFYKGTDVDSEMDEAKKLSERMALSIRQEEVVLPSGRTSKYILFCK; this is encoded by the coding sequence GTGAAAGAGGAGCTTAAACGATTTCTTTCAGAAAGAGGGATCGAGTTATCTTCTGACCAGGTAAAACTACTCGACTTCTACAGGATGTTGATTCTGGATTGGTCGGAAAGGATCAATATCGTATCCAAAGGAGACGTCGAGCGCCTTGAGGAGATACACTTCGCGGACTCGATTGCTCCTCAGTCCTTAATACCTGAAGGTTCGAAAGTGGCCGATTGGGGTTCAGGAGGCGGTCTGCCCGGAATACCCCTTGCCATAGCAAGGCCGGACATCCATGTGACTCTCATCGAATCAAGGCACAACAAGGCGGCATTCCTCAACAAAGCTTCGAAGGAGCTTGGCCTCAAGAACCTTGCGCTTTTTCCGGAAAGAGGAGAGCGGCTCGATGAATCGTTTGAGGTGATAACAGTAAGGGCGGTCGGAAGGATAAAAGAGCTGCTTCCCTTGATTGCGAGTTATCTGGAAGCTAAAGGTATGACGCTTTTTTATAAAGGAACAGATGTCGATTCCGAAATGGACGAAGCGAAGAAGCTCTCAGAACGAATGGCATTGAGTATAAGACAGGAAGAGGTAGTTCTTCCGTCAGGCAGAACGAGTAAATATATCCTGTTCTGTAAATAG
- a CDS encoding PASTA domain-containing protein, giving the protein MKKSAIVLAVALGVFAVVFTGCIGNVEVPDLTKSTIENAKMSLDKRNLLIYVVDKVPSDDVDEGLICKQDPLALSDVKRGSTVKVWISTGPNKVEIPRVDNANLNDVLRSIAVLGLYSNVEFVYSDEVAKDMVISVDPAPGTKVDKDTYVKIKVSMGSEPVKTVEVPKVTGMGKASAESKLKEAGLEAKFVYRVSTEYYEGTLYYQTPKAGSVVPKGSAVTVYIASVLD; this is encoded by the coding sequence ATGAAGAAGAGTGCGATCGTTCTGGCAGTTGCGCTGGGCGTTTTCGCTGTTGTTTTTACAGGATGTATTGGGAATGTAGAAGTTCCCGACCTGACGAAATCGACCATTGAGAATGCAAAGATGTCCCTTGATAAAAGGAACCTTTTGATCTATGTTGTGGATAAGGTCCCTTCAGACGATGTTGACGAAGGACTTATCTGCAAGCAAGATCCCCTCGCACTATCGGATGTAAAACGAGGCTCAACAGTAAAGGTATGGATATCCACAGGTCCAAACAAGGTTGAGATTCCACGCGTAGACAACGCCAATCTTAACGACGTGCTCCGCAGCATTGCGGTGCTGGGTCTTTACTCGAACGTGGAATTTGTCTATTCGGACGAAGTAGCGAAGGATATGGTGATATCCGTTGATCCTGCGCCGGGAACAAAGGTTGACAAGGATACATACGTCAAGATAAAGGTAAGTATGGGTTCAGAACCCGTAAAGACCGTTGAAGTTCCAAAGGTTACAGGCATGGGCAAGGCCAGCGCCGAATCTAAGCTGAAGGAAGCGGGTCTTGAGGCCAAGTTTGTGTACCGTGTGAGCACTGAGTACTACGAGGGTACTCTTTACTATCAGACGCCTAAAGCAGGAAGTGTTGTACCTAAGGGATCAGCCGTAACCGTTTATATCGCCAGCGTCCTGGACTGA
- a CDS encoding HD domain-containing protein: MKKQFIEDLHPGDDVDEVFYVLDKETRKTRDGKDFIVFNLTDRTGSLKALFFEPGPKLMPAKGSFVRIQGKLTEYNGRLNIKIEDMWQEKESGIDYSDFLPKSERDVEKCYSGLKRAALELREPLRALLSAFFDNPSFERQFKLAPAGVRAHHAYIGGLCLHTYDMLVLAEAVAASDSELDSQLLTAGVLLHDIGKIREYEYSKSIDNTDEGKLLGHIAIGIRMIEREILRIQGFPEKLAWKLLHMVVSHHGFKEYGSPRPPLFLEAQILHQIDNLDSKRAMYREVAERRGEGNWSEYHPYLEHDTYLDRSESERGA; this comes from the coding sequence ATGAAGAAACAGTTCATAGAAGACCTGCATCCCGGCGACGACGTGGATGAGGTCTTCTATGTTCTCGACAAGGAAACCCGCAAGACCAGAGACGGGAAGGACTTCATCGTCTTCAACCTGACCGACAGAACGGGTTCGCTGAAAGCTCTTTTTTTTGAACCCGGCCCTAAGCTCATGCCTGCGAAGGGTTCTTTCGTACGGATTCAGGGAAAATTAACGGAGTACAACGGCAGACTTAACATCAAGATAGAGGACATGTGGCAGGAAAAGGAATCCGGCATCGACTATTCCGATTTCCTGCCTAAATCCGAAAGAGACGTTGAAAAGTGCTATTCAGGACTCAAGAGAGCGGCTTTAGAGCTTCGTGAACCGCTCCGCGCTCTGCTTTCGGCATTCTTCGACAATCCCAGTTTCGAACGCCAGTTCAAGCTTGCACCCGCCGGAGTAAGAGCTCATCATGCATATATAGGAGGCCTCTGCTTACACACTTACGACATGCTAGTTCTTGCTGAAGCCGTTGCCGCAAGCGACTCGGAACTCGACAGCCAGCTCCTTACTGCCGGCGTACTCCTTCACGATATAGGCAAGATAAGGGAATACGAATACTCCAAAAGCATAGACAACACGGACGAGGGCAAGCTTCTGGGACACATTGCCATCGGCATAAGGATGATTGAACGCGAGATTTTGCGAATCCAGGGCTTCCCTGAAAAGCTGGCATGGAAGCTCCTGCACATGGTTGTGAGCCATCACGGATTCAAGGAATACGGCTCGCCAAGACCGCCTCTGTTCCTTGAGGCGCAGATACTGCATCAGATTGACAACCTTGACTCAAAGAGGGCGATGTACCGCGAAGTGGCTGAAAGAAGAGGAGAGGGCAATTGGAGCGAATACCACCCCTATCTTGAGCACGACACCTATCTTGACCGTTCAGAGAGTGAAAGAGGAGCTTAA
- a CDS encoding PorV/PorQ family protein, translating into MKRILALTLLLAGALAALEVGETGLSNMRIQASARSQGMGGISLGLADNPQAFFGNPAGLSIIEGPMISANYLPYPAGIHVGSVSFQPSTKEKLRFSASAFYLNSGQMTRTSPTNEDLGTFGYQVVNLGGTAAYQILEKLSVGGNVKIHLALADSSMQIAAGADLGALYRDILPGLNAGLSVQNVAFEIKPFVEERSAMPVGIGGGVSYSGLKKLLIGLDVSKPLDAPLIVRGGLEFLPVEFLGLRAGYSTEGVAWKTGATGTDILAGFSLGVGVRNLAGVSVDYAITPALDLGLFHRISLAYSF; encoded by the coding sequence CTGGAAGTGGGTGAGACCGGTCTGAGTAATATGAGGATTCAGGCCTCAGCCCGCAGTCAGGGGATGGGCGGGATTTCGCTAGGGTTGGCGGATAACCCCCAGGCGTTCTTTGGCAACCCGGCAGGGCTTTCGATAATCGAGGGCCCAATGATCTCGGCGAACTATCTCCCCTATCCGGCGGGCATACACGTCGGTTCGGTATCGTTCCAGCCATCGACTAAGGAGAAACTTCGGTTTTCGGCTTCAGCATTCTACCTGAATTCGGGACAAATGACCCGCACCAGTCCGACTAATGAAGACCTGGGAACATTCGGATACCAGGTTGTGAATCTTGGAGGCACCGCCGCCTACCAGATACTGGAGAAATTGAGCGTCGGAGGCAACGTAAAGATTCACCTGGCTCTTGCCGATTCGAGCATGCAGATAGCGGCAGGAGCGGATTTGGGAGCACTTTACAGAGATATCCTGCCCGGCTTGAACGCTGGGCTCTCTGTTCAGAACGTAGCCTTCGAGATAAAACCATTCGTCGAAGAGCGCTCTGCCATGCCCGTAGGAATCGGAGGCGGCGTCAGTTACTCCGGATTAAAAAAGCTCTTGATAGGACTCGACGTTTCCAAACCGCTTGATGCCCCGCTTATCGTACGCGGAGGTCTTGAGTTCCTGCCTGTGGAATTTCTTGGCCTGCGTGCAGGTTATTCAACTGAAGGTGTTGCATGGAAAACGGGAGCAACCGGTACCGATATACTTGCAGGCTTTTCCCTCGGAGTTGGCGTAAGAAATCTTGCGGGCGTTTCCGTGGACTATGCGATAACGCCCGCTCTTGATCTCGGGTTATTCCACCGCATCTCGCTCGCATACAGCTTCTAG